The Marinomonas profundi DNA segment AACTTCCACTTTCATTACAGGTTCAAGAACGCAAGGATCAGCATCAGCCGCTCCTTTTCTTAGCCCCTGAGAAGCCGCAATTTTAAAGGCCATTTCGTTAGAGTCAACATCATGGAACGAACCATCGATCAGCACAACCTTGATACCCAATAATGGATAACCAGCGATCACACCGTTCTTCATTTGCTCTGAAACACCCTTTTCTACTGCAGGGATGTATTCTTTAGGAATAGCACCACCAACAATCTCGTTAACAAACTCAAGCCCATCTTTATCAGTTGGGATTAACTTCATTACGACGTGACCGTACTGACCACGACCACCGGATTGACGCACAAATTTGTGATTAACCACCACTTCTTTGCGAATTTTCTCCCGATAGGAAACCTGAGGCTTACCAATGTTTGCCTCCACCTTAAACTCGCGACGCATACGGTCAACCAGTATATCAAGATGCAGTTCACCCATACCGGAAATAATTATTTGACCCGTCTCTTCGTGTGTCTCCACTCTAAAAGATGGATCTTCTTGCGCCAGTTTGCCCAGCGCAACCCCCATTTTATCTTGATCAGCCTGAGACCTTGGCTCAACAGCGACCGATATAACAGGTTCTGGAAACTCCATACGCTCAAGCACAACGACATCATTCATATCGCAAAGCGTATCGCCCGTAGTGACGTATTTCATTCCTACTACAGCAGCAATATCACCCGCCAATACTTCTTTGATTTCTTCGCGATTATTAGCGTGCATCTGAACCATTCGACCAATGCGCTCACGCTTATGCTTCACAGAATTGTAAACCGCATCACCGGAACGTAACACCCCAGAATACACTCGAATAAATATCAATGTACCAACAAATGGGTCTGTCGCTATCTTAAATGCCAACGAAGAGAACGGATCCTCATCATTCGCACTACGAGTCACGACCGTTTCACCATCTTCAAGCGTCCCTTCAATCGCTTTAACTTCAAGCGGTGAAGGCAAATATTCAACAACCGCATCCAAAACAGCCTGAACGCCTTTGTTTTTAAAGGCTGAACCACACGTTACCAAAACAATCTCATTGGACAACGTACGAATTCGCAGACCGCTTTTTATCTCATCAACAGATAACTCACCCTCTTCAAGGTACTTATCCATCAACTCATCATTCGCCTCTGCTGCCGCCTCAACCATGAATTCTCGCCACTCTAGCGCGTCATCAAGCAAATCCGCAGGCACCTCCTCCAAAGTGAAGGTCATCCCATGGTCTTCTTCATTCCACACTATCGTTTTCATCAAGACTAAATCAATAACACCTCTGAAATCTTCTTCAGTGCCAACATTAATCTGAATCGGAACCGCATTAGCACCAAGACGCGTTTTTAACTGACGCACAACCGAAAAGAAATCCGCCCCAGTACGGTCCATCTTATTGACGAA contains these protein-coding regions:
- the fusA gene encoding elongation factor G, whose protein sequence is MARKTPINRYRNIGICAHVDAGKTTTTERVLFYTGLSHKIGEVHDGAATMDWMEQEQERGITITSAATTCFWSGMNKQFEEHRVNIIDTPGHVDFTIEVERSLRVLDGAVVVLCGSSGVQPQTETVWRQANKYEVPRMVFVNKMDRTGADFFSVVRQLKTRLGANAVPIQINVGTEEDFRGVIDLVLMKTIVWNEEDHGMTFTLEEVPADLLDDALEWREFMVEAAAEANDELMDKYLEEGELSVDEIKSGLRIRTLSNEIVLVTCGSAFKNKGVQAVLDAVVEYLPSPLEVKAIEGTLEDGETVVTRSANDEDPFSSLAFKIATDPFVGTLIFIRVYSGVLRSGDAVYNSVKHKRERIGRMVQMHANNREEIKEVLAGDIAAVVGMKYVTTGDTLCDMNDVVVLERMEFPEPVISVAVEPRSQADQDKMGVALGKLAQEDPSFRVETHEETGQIIISGMGELHLDILVDRMRREFKVEANIGKPQVSYREKIRKEVVVNHKFVRQSGGRGQYGHVVMKLIPTDKDGLEFVNEIVGGAIPKEYIPAVEKGVSEQMKNGVIAGYPLLGIKVVLIDGSFHDVDSNEMAFKIAASQGLRKGAADADPCVLEPVMKVEVVTPEEYMGDVMGDLNRRRGVVQGMDDSPSGKIIRAEVPLGEMFGYATDVRSLSQGRASYAMEFEKYAEAPASVADAIIKNED